GGGCTGCACAGCATGGCGAGCTTCGATGCGGATCTGACGCAGGCGCTGCATGCCCAGATCGAGAAGGCTGCTGCGACGACGCCGGAGCCGCCGGACGTTTTGCGGTTTCTGTATTCGCCCGAGGTGAGGGCGGGGATCATGCTGGCGGGGTTTGCGATGGTGTCAGGGGTGTTGCTGGTGCTGTCGACGGTGGGTGGGGCGCTGGGTGGCTTTATGCGGATGCGGCGGAAGGTTTCGGCTTAGGTAGACAACTGCGGTTACGACGCAGAAGTTCTAACATCATGCGTGATCAGCATGACGCACGGCCGAGGTATGAGCTGATCAAACACAGTCTTCGCAAGCCAAATCTCTGTTAATCATCTTTTTTATAGATACTTATTAGATGAGATTTGAGTACGTCGATTTTATCTTTAACTATGGGATTGCTACTACGCAATCTGGCTGATTCCAGAAGAAGAAGGCTTACATCTGGATTGCGATTTCTGGGGTTCACGATGAGTTGAGGGTATCTGAAGGCGGTTTCGAGAATTGAGCAAATGCGCTCAATCTGTTGATCATTGACCATCGCATGACCGATTATGTGGGTTAAGGCAACCGCCACTCCATCTCCTTCGCGGTATATAGTCTTCTCGGTGGTCGAGATGGTTAGGGTGTTTTTTAGATCGTATGCTTGCGCAACTACTCCGTCCATATCGGATTCAGGAGCCGTGGATTGTCCAAGAGCCATATTCGAAAAGGCTGCCGAACAAATCATCAACACCAGATTCAGATATCGTTGTCGCAAATGAGCTTTTCTCAGTTGACGTCGTCACATTATTTGCATTCCTCAACTGTTAGGTGAAAGAGATAAGATACTGTTCACTCATCCTTAGGCACATAGGTCTCGTTAATCCCAGATTTTTTCAAGAAAGCGAGCCAAACATTCATTGGATAAGGACCAGATTTTTTTTGCATTTGTTTATTCATGCAGTTATACCAGTCAAAGGACGCAACTTTATAGGCAGCTTCTCTTGATTTGGCTTTGGCCACACTAAGAATGCTATCTGCGCATTGGAGACGAGGATCTATTCCTTCAATCGGTTTTTCAAGGAGAGACACGTCGCTTTCGTCGTGATATCGAAGCTGAACTTCATTAACTGTGATATAGAAATCTTGAAGCGTTTTCATATATTCAATGATTCGATCTAACCCCAGACTTGTTGGAAGTTCATCTATCGCCTTACGTGCACTTTTCATTCGGTCGATATTGACTCGCGCATTTTTTTCAAACCACTGTTTGCGCTCAGCCTCCGTGCTGCATCCTCGATATGAGTTATCTTCTTTGTTGCACATTTCAAGCTGATTTATAACCGGGAAGCTAGTAAGCATGCGAAGTTTAGGAGACACGCGCATGATAGATCTAATTTCCGCCTCTGAGAACGAGCCCGATGGAAAAGTAACGGTGTCTACCCCTCCTGGGTCGGCCAGCGCAATTGATTTCTGCGCGGGTACGCTCAACGATCCGCAAAGTAGCAAGATGGCTAACTTTTTCATCTATCTCCTCTAAGGAGTGATGGCACTATCGTCATCATCAACCGTGCCATCCCATAATTGATTTGTAGGCGCATTCACGCAAGGTATTGAAAAATTAACCGCTGGTCCGTTGACAGGATACCGGCCTAAATGCAGATGTGCTCCCTGCTGGCAACCTGAGTTGTCTAGCGTTCCGATGACTTGTCCTTGCGTTACCTTCTGGCCAAGCGTAAGCCCTGGTGCGGGTGTTACATGCACATATCGTGTAATATATGTGTCGCTGCCTTGGATCCAGACTGTGTTGGCAAGTTTACGCAATCCTTGACACGCTGGAAAGGCTGGGCTAGCTGGACCTTCGGAGCCATCCAACTTCGTAACTGTTCCAGCTTCCATCGCATACACCGACGTTCCATATGCAGGAGGAGGAGTGGTTTCCATTCCCGTTTGCATTGGTGACATCTTCTGCATGATGAGACTGTCCATTTGCTCCTATTTTGTCGAAGAACTGCGAGATCCAGCATGCAGTAGGCAGAGGATTACCAGGGTAGGTATGTTGAGGGGGAGTGAGATTGCTTACTCCAGTTGCTATTGCCGTTGTGTTTCCGATGTGTAATGACTTCTGCTTCGTTTTTTGCTCCGGCCCTGGGCCGTACCAGACATAGTCGTAGTTGTAAGTCTGGGGATTTTCCGCGTAGGACTCAAAGTTATATTCGTCATAAGACAGCCCTTGTGGCGTCCCCGGGGGGGAATCAAACGGAACGGTCAACGCGGCAGTATGCCCCCCTATTGCGGTATATGTAGTTCCTGCAATTCCAGCAAAAGTTAAAGTCACCGCAGCGTACCCGTTTCGGTCACCGTCGTCACTGTATGCCCCAGAAGCTCTTTGGATTCCGCTTGAATCTTAAACTATGCATGTGACCCGGGCTGCATAGTACCCGCTATCTGCCGAATTAAGGTCTGTTTCGCAGGTTGCGGTGACAATGTTCGAAGCCGAGTCGATCTGAATCGTTGTAGATCCTGCTATATCTTGGGCGAGAGCAGGTGAGCCGAGAATTGCGGACAGGACAAGTAAATAGGCTATCTTCATCGCTGGATCTCCCCAGCAGATGGCGACAACGTAATGACAACGGTATTTGCCAGAAGACTACTTGCAAACGTCTTTTGAACATTCCATTGCAGCGCCCGAAAATCGGACTCCCGCATTGCATTACGCAGCTTATCGCGATACTGCAGAGTAACCGTGTCCATTTGTGCTCTTAGGTCGGCGAGGGAGGATGGTGGAGTGGGATTTACACCCGATCGTAGCCTTCCGTTCGGGAATGAGCTGTGAAATTGAGCGACGACCTTTAGAAACTCTGAACGTAGGATTTTAGAGTCATGCTCCCAATCGTGAGCCACCCGCTGCAGGCTATCCGTATCATCATCGGTAAGCTGGAACTGTTCTGGGATGACTCGACTAAGGTGTGCTTCGGGCTTATCTGGCGACTGTGTTTCTTTCGCCAACCTTAAATAATCGTTCTCACGTCTGAACAAGACCGCAAATGCTTTTGCGTCAACGCTGTCGGCGCTGGGTGGAGTTACCGCGTTGGCTGCCTGCTGCGCCGAAGCCGGACTTGCCGCGAAGAGGACGAAAAGAAGGACGGCAAGAAAGGAAGCGAGGCCACGAAGACGCCCAGCTTTTACTTTGTTTGGCAGGGATGCTTCGCCAAAAATCCCAGTCGAGATATATGACGGATTTGGTCTCTTCGACCGAGAGGATGGCGTGTAGAGGAGAGGTGGCAGACAAAATGGTCGCAATGCCATAATTGGCGTCCTTTGAAACTCAGAGTAGGACCGAGAGAAGGTGTGGGTATTCTATTTTGGCGATCTGTAGTCCGCCTAACCTTGAGTGCTGGTGACAATATGTCATCTCCACTTTTGTGTCAACAATAAGTTTTTTCGCTGGACGTGGCGGGGTTCTGTCCGGAAGGTTCGCAGGCGCAACTGGTTAAGACGGGGTTCCTGAACTGTCATGCGAATGTCTGTGAGGTGGTGCTGGAACCGTAGTGGGTTCGTGGGGAAGGCTGGTTGGCGGTTGGCGGCGGTTCTTTTGGGTGGATGTTGATATCAGTTTTTCGATGGCTAATAGGACAAGGAAGCGGGAAACTGCATCTATAACCAAAGGTGACAGGCTGCGATTCCCGGCGGTGAAGGTTTGTGGCCTGGCCGGTCGGTAGATGAGTAGTTGAGTGCAGAACTTATTCTTTGAGAGCTGGGGGACTATTTCGTGCCGATCTCTCCAGCAGTGATTCCTGAAAGATCTTCTTCAGCCTCTCCGCGCAAGCCGGGCCTGAAGTGGGTGCTCATTATGGTGGGCCTGGCAGTCGGTTTCGCGGCGTGGCGCGTTATCGATGTGTACTGGCCGTATCGGTACCGCAATGTGGAGCCGCTGCTGCAGAAGGTCTTCGCCAGCCGGATCAAGATCGATCACTATCATCGGATCTACTTTCCTCATCCTGGTTTCGTGGCGACTGGTTTGACGCTGCGCCGCAACTCGGCCCCAGACCTTCCGCCTATCGGCTCGGCCCGGGACCTGCTGGTTCAGGGGAGCTGGCTGGATCTGATGTTGTTCCGGGACCGGGTGCGACTGGTCGATGTCGAGGGACTGCAGGTGGTGATACCGCCGGTGGGCAGCCGGGCCAACCATGAGGACTTTCCGCCTGGAAGCAGCGTTGACTTCGCGGGCCCGACAACGGTGGTGGAAGAGTTGAATGTGCATGATGCGAAGCTCGACATACTTCGAGTGGACGGGGGCCGGTACTCGTTTCCGATTCAGCAACTGGTGATCCGCAATCTGCGTAGAGGCAGCTCGATCTCTTATCTCGTGGACATGCAGAATGCGATGCCGGGCGGACATATTGTGGCGAACGGGAGCTTCGGCCCGCTCTATCCGGATAATCTCGGCGCGACACCGGTGTCGGGTGAGTTTACATTTGCTCCGGTGAACCTGGGGGACATTCACGGGATAAGCGGGACACTTGCGGGCAGGGGGCACTTTAAGGGGGTATTGACGGCGATTGAAGCGGATGCGGACTCGGTGACGCCGGATTTTGCGGTGGGTAGTGGGAAGCCGACGCGGCTGGAGGCGTTGGGACACCTCACTGTCAACGGTCTGAACGGGAATATTGTGCTTCATTCGGTCGACGCGCATGTTGGCGCTACTACCGTTCATGCGAGTGGACAGATTGTGGATGCGCCGAAGGTGACCGACCTGGACCTGACGGTGACCAAGGGCCGGGTGGAGGATATTCTGCGGCCGTTCTTCAAGGAGAAGGTTCCGGTGACGGGGAGCGTGTGGCTGCACAGCCATGCGTCGATTGCGGCGGCGAAGGAAGGGCTGAAGTTTCTTCAGCGTCTGCAGATGGACGGAGTCTTCGAGATACCAAACGAGCGGCTTACGAATAAGAGCACGGAGGAGTCGCTTTCAGCCTTCAGCGATCGGGCGCAGGGAAAGAAGGAGACGGTGGGCGGAACGTCCGGGGCATATCCGGCCTCCGGGGAGGAGGAGGTGCTCTCGTCGCTGAAGGGGCCGGCGAGGATACGGAACGGTGTGGTTTCGACCGATGGCCTCGACTTTCAGGTTCCCGGAGCTGCGGTGAAGATGAAGGGCACCTTCAGCCTTTACGACAAGAGTGTCCATATGGTGGGCGATCTTCATATGCAGACGGATCTGTCGCATGTGACGACAGGCTTCAAGTCGATACTGCTGAAGCCGTTCGCTCCGTTCTTCAAGAAGCAGAATGCGGGTGCGGTGATTCCTATTGCGATTACGGGTTCTCCGAAGCAGTACAAGGTGACGCAGGATTTGTTGCATAACAAGTAGGGGGAGGACGCTGTCTCGCACTCGATAGGCTCCTGGCAGATTCGGTCTGCGCAATGTGTGCGGAATGGTGATGCATCGGATATGTTTTCCCACTGCATTGGGCCAGGGCGGCTGATATCATCAAGCGCAATTGTATGAGTGAAGATACTGAAGTTCGGAAGCCGAAGTTTCGTGAGAAGGGCAGGCTGATGTCGGCCTCAGAGATCGAGCGCACGCTGGTGCGGCTGGCGCATGAGATCGTGGAAAAACATGGCGGCAGCAAGAATGTCGGCCTGGTGGGGATCAAGCGCAGGGGCGTTCCGCTGGCGCAGAGGCTGGGTGTGCTGATCGAGAAGATCGAGAAGCATCCTGTGGATGTGGGGGTGCTGGATATCAGCTTTTATCGCGACGACCTTTCGACCGATGGGCCGAGGCCGAAGGTGACGCCGGGGGCGATCGGGTTCGATGTGACGGGGCGCGACATTATTTTGATGGATGATGTGCTGTACACCGGACGAACGATTCGGGCGGCGCTGGATGCGCTGTTTGATTATGGGCGGCCGAAGAGCGTGCGGCTGCTGGTGCTGATCGACCGCGGGCATCGTGAGCTGCCGATTGAGGCGACGTATGTGGGGCGGCTGATTCCGACGTCGAAGCGGGAGATTATCGAGGTGAAGCTGAACGAGGTCGATGGACAGGAGCAGGTGCTGCTGGTTGAGCTGGTGGATTGAGCTTGTCCTGCCGGACGGGCCTCCTGCGCGGCGGGCGGTCACTTCGTGACTTGTGTACCCCTTCGGATGGCCCTCCCGTTGGTCGGGATGAGATTTGATCTCGAGCGACACGAGGAACTGAGAAGATTCTCCTGCCCAGACCGCTCTCCGCGCAGGAGGCCCGTCGGGCAGGACAGAGATTCGCTCCAGGCCCTAAGATGAATTTGATGACGATATTAGAGACGGGCACGGTTGCGGCGGGGTCGTTGCTGACGGTTGCGAACCTGGCGGTGGAGGAGGTCGCGGCGATTCTGGCGGCGACGGACCGGCTGGAACGGATGGCTGCGCCCGAGAGAGCGAAGATACTCGCAGGGCGGCGGATCGCGCTGCTGTTTTATGAGTCGAGCACGCGGACGAGGACGTCGTTTGAGCTGGCGGCGAAGTCGCTGGGGGCGATGACGACGCTGGTGAGCGACAAGTCTTCGTCGATTGAGAAGGGCGAGAGCCTGAAGGATACGGGGCTGACGCTGCGAGCGCTGGGAGCGGAGTGTATTGTGCTGCGGCATGCGAACTCGGGGGCGCCGTATCTGCTGGCGAAGTCGACGGGGTTGCCGGTGTTGAATGCGGGTGATGGGATGCATGAGCATCCGTCGCAGGCGCTGCTGGATCTGCGGACGATGCTGACGCGATTGCCGGGGATGAGTGGCCGGCTGATCAATGGGAAGACGCTTGGGGGCGTTACGGTGGTGATTACGGGAGATATTTTGCATAGCCGGGTGGCGCGATCGAATGCAATGCTGCTGCCGAGGCTGGGTGCGAGGGTGGTGCTGTGCGGGCCGAAGGAGTTGTTGCCGGAGGATGCGCTGGGGTTGGGCGGTGCGGATAGCAGCGGAGCGGTGGAGATTGAGCGGGACTTTGACAAGGCTTTGAAGCAGACTGCTTCCAACGGCACGATGGTGGTGATGATGCTGAGGATTCAGCGGGAGCGGCTGGCGGGGCTGGAACTGGATCTGGGGGATTATATTTCGCGGTATCAACTGGATGAGGAGCGGCTGATGGCGCGGGCGCCGGAGGCTTTGGTGATGCATCCGGGGCCGATGATTCGCGGGCTCGAGATCTCGGGCGAGGTGGCGGATGGGCCGAACTCGGCGATTGAAGACCAGGTGCGGAATGGGCTTGCGGTCAGGATGGCGCTGCTGGTGAGGGCGCTTGGTGCAGGCGGATTTGAAAGTGTAACGGTATGAGTGACATATTAATTTTGAATGGACGACTGGTCGATCCGGCCAGCGGGGTGGATGCAGAGCGGGATCTGCTGCTGCGGCATGGGCGGGTGGCTGCGGTGGAGATGCCGGGGGAACTGCGCGCGGTCAAAGGTAAAGAGACGATTGATGCGAAGGGGATGATCGTCGCGCCAGGGCTGGTGGATGTGCATGTGCATCTCAGGGAGCCGGGACAGACTTATAAGGAGTCGATCAAGACTGGCACGGCTGCCGCTGCGGCTGGTGGGTTTACCAGTGTGGTCGCGAT
This Tunturibacter gelidoferens DNA region includes the following protein-coding sequences:
- a CDS encoding M23 family metallopeptidase, whose translation is MDSLIMQKMSPMQTGMETTPPPAYGTSVYAMEAGTVTKLDGSEGPASPAFPACQGLRKLANTVWIQGSDTYITRYVHVTPAPGLTLGQKVTQGQVIGTLDNSGCQQGAHLHLGRYPVNGPAVNFSIPCVNAPTNQLWDGTVDDDDSAITP
- a CDS encoding AsmA-like C-terminal region-containing protein; its protein translation is MPISPAVIPERSSSASPRKPGLKWVLIMVGLAVGFAAWRVIDVYWPYRYRNVEPLLQKVFASRIKIDHYHRIYFPHPGFVATGLTLRRNSAPDLPPIGSARDLLVQGSWLDLMLFRDRVRLVDVEGLQVVIPPVGSRANHEDFPPGSSVDFAGPTTVVEELNVHDAKLDILRVDGGRYSFPIQQLVIRNLRRGSSISYLVDMQNAMPGGHIVANGSFGPLYPDNLGATPVSGEFTFAPVNLGDIHGISGTLAGRGHFKGVLTAIEADADSVTPDFAVGSGKPTRLEALGHLTVNGLNGNIVLHSVDAHVGATTVHASGQIVDAPKVTDLDLTVTKGRVEDILRPFFKEKVPVTGSVWLHSHASIAAAKEGLKFLQRLQMDGVFEIPNERLTNKSTEESLSAFSDRAQGKKETVGGTSGAYPASGEEEVLSSLKGPARIRNGVVSTDGLDFQVPGAAVKMKGTFSLYDKSVHMVGDLHMQTDLSHVTTGFKSILLKPFAPFFKKQNAGAVIPIAITGSPKQYKVTQDLLHNK
- the pyrR gene encoding bifunctional pyr operon transcriptional regulator/uracil phosphoribosyltransferase PyrR — translated: MSEDTEVRKPKFREKGRLMSASEIERTLVRLAHEIVEKHGGSKNVGLVGIKRRGVPLAQRLGVLIEKIEKHPVDVGVLDISFYRDDLSTDGPRPKVTPGAIGFDVTGRDIILMDDVLYTGRTIRAALDALFDYGRPKSVRLLVLIDRGHRELPIEATYVGRLIPTSKREIIEVKLNEVDGQEQVLLVELVD
- a CDS encoding aspartate carbamoyltransferase catalytic subunit encodes the protein MTILETGTVAAGSLLTVANLAVEEVAAILAATDRLERMAAPERAKILAGRRIALLFYESSTRTRTSFELAAKSLGAMTTLVSDKSSSIEKGESLKDTGLTLRALGAECIVLRHANSGAPYLLAKSTGLPVLNAGDGMHEHPSQALLDLRTMLTRLPGMSGRLINGKTLGGVTVVITGDILHSRVARSNAMLLPRLGARVVLCGPKELLPEDALGLGGADSSGAVEIERDFDKALKQTASNGTMVVMMLRIQRERLAGLELDLGDYISRYQLDEERLMARAPEALVMHPGPMIRGLEISGEVADGPNSAIEDQVRNGLAVRMALLVRALGAGGFESVTV